The nucleotide sequence GAGGGTACACCTCTCCAGTGGCCACGGAGTTGCGGAAGAAGATGCGCGCGTAGCCCTCCGCGACGACGGCGCGTGCGCCGGCGGCCCCGAGCGCGACGGGCGCGTGCTCGCGTGAGGAGCCGCACCCGAAGTTGGCCCCACCGACGATGACGGCGTAGCGCGAGGATTCCTCACCCGGGGCGAGGAACGGCGTCGGGTAGGCCGCGGAAGGGAGGCCCGCGAAGGCGAAGGAGCCGAGCTTGCGGTACTCGTCGGGCTTGGAGGGCACCAGGGTGAGGTGCTCGGCGGGGATGATCTGGTCGGTGTCGATGTTATCGCCCACCACAAAGCACTCGCCGTGGAAAACGGCAGACGACGGGGAGCTGCTGCCCgccgcggcagcggcggccgCAGGGACGATGGGCCCAGCGCGGCGGCATTTTAGCGAGTGGAGGCGGTGACGGGTGAGCTGGGTGCGCCGGAGAAACGCACTGGTTGGAGCTTGGAAGGGGACTACAAGCGCCGCCGTGGACACCGCCGTCGCCGACGGAGCCGCCGCCATGATTGGGGAAATGAAATCAGGGGTGGGTCTAGGGCAAGGGCTCGAACGGATCGAATGCTTCAACACTAGCTTACGGCTGAAGGCCCATTATACATTGAGCTGCGTAATTTTCGTAAGCGCCACGAAATAAAGCCACGTCGGCCCAGCCCGCATTGACAAGTACGTGCGTACTAAAAGTTTCCGTGAACGCCACGGAACTGTCAGGCGTCCGTCGtccaaaagaaaattttcttgTTGGCTAGGTGAGTGTCCATGCGTtcctatggtttcaaaatcaaTAGAATCAAGTATAGGTATGGGTAACCGAAATATTTTGTATGGTCAAACGTTCTTGCAAGCACAGCTTAGTTCACTTCAGCTAAGGCAATGATTAATAGTCTACCATGCCCACCCTAGCCGTTTAGATTGCTGTGGATATTATCATCTTTGTGAACTGCAAACCTTTCAGATCaaccttcaacttcaacaaaggtaGTATAGAATTGCATTgcaatatactccctccattccaaattacaagtTGTTCTATGTACataatttttactatgtatctaaatataCATTATCTCTAGATAGAAAATCCAAAACTATTTACAATTTGAAACGGAGTGATACAACATGAAAGGATCGAGATGTTCTAAAGggagggtgaattggactaattctaaatttctttcaataatttagtcctacacttagcccatttcaccccctttgtgcctagaagtttttctatttttctaccgcacaaaaatttTGCACCCCAGGTTCCAATGCCactctaacatggcaattctaaaaatgtaaagacatgaattaaactgctcaaatgtaaatgctcaaagtaaagagaagagagtaacacggcgatgttttttcgaggtatcagagagtcgccactccccactagtcctcgttggagcatccgcgcaagggtgtaactcccccttgatccgcgcaaggatcaagtgctctctacgggttaattctttgacactccatcgcggtgaatcacccacaaccgctcacaccatgacttgggtcatccacaagctctaccggatgatcaccaagttttcaatcaccaccaagccgtctaggtgatggcgatcaccaagagtaacaagcacaaactctcacttgaccaagacaaaccTAAtcagaaaggtggatgcacacttgctactccctatgcactaatgaggtccttaatcttggattatcaaatctcaatcaccctacCAGGCTCTTGCTCTCTCTTTCACTCTAAAGATAtttctcagctaaacaaatggACAAGAGAACTCAATTGGACGAGTaggatatgtatttataccccctattcaaaacataacggttgGTGTCCAACTCAGCATTTttttgaagtgaccggacgtgcaggtccatgtgaccggacacgccggtcagtAGCCAATGGCTACGTGGCGTCACCCTGTCAGAGAGGGCCGTTGGAGTGACCGGACGTAAAGGAGCGTCCGATCCTCCAGGACCTAACGCGTCCGGTCCTCAAATtttctctctagaaccttactaatgttgaccggacgctgcaaacACAGCGTCTGGTCATTCACTGTTCTATGTCCGATCCTTCATCAATACTGAGACCTAGCTGCTACAGTTGGTCGacaccagcgcgtccggtcccaATCAATGCGCAGCGTCCGGTCTCTCCTCGGCTTCTGCTGTGTGCGctgaacactgaccggacgcatcaccTGTGAGTCTggtcaatcatttgaccctcca is from Miscanthus floridulus cultivar M001 chromosome 7, ASM1932011v1, whole genome shotgun sequence and encodes:
- the LOC136463963 gene encoding 3-isopropylmalate dehydratase small subunit 1-like, translating into MAAAPSATAVSTAALVVPFQAPTSAFLRRTQLTRHRLHSLKCRRAGPIVPAAAAAAAGSSSPSSAVFHGECFVVGDNIDTDQIIPAEHLTLVPSKPDEYRKLGSFAFAGLPSAAYPTPFLAPGEESSRYAVIVGGANFGCGSSREHAPVALGAAGARAVVAEGYARIFFRNSVATGEVYPLELTEAGACKECKTGDVVTVDLGNSVFINHTSGKEYKLKPIGDAGPVIEAGGIFAYARKTGMIASKAAA